The Bombus fervidus isolate BK054 chromosome 6, iyBomFerv1, whole genome shotgun sequence genome contains a region encoding:
- the LOC139988458 gene encoding cytosolic carboxypeptidase 6 isoform X2, which produces MSDAEETDSEDSDTEGGMGNVNKMIMRPPGHSGKAKKGHICFDASFETGNLGRVDLISEFEYDLFIRPDICNPRLRLWFNFTVDNVKADQRVVFNIVNISKSANLFRNGMTPLVKSSSKPKWQRIPRDQVFYYKSAQHQNHYVLSFAFSFDREEDVYQFALTYPYSYSRYLAHLDNLCTRLTCTKRETLATSIQKRKIELVTITSNLEDSQDRSRRVVVVLARVHPGESPSSFVCQGLMDFLVSSHPIAQVLRNYVVFKIVPMLNPDGVFLGNYRSTLMGADLNRSWNKISDWLHPALVAIKPMLKNLDKSSRTPLDCVLDLHAHTNATGLFVYGNTYDDVYRYERHIVLPKLLAQHAEDYEIGNTMYNQDPHKAGTARRYLCSILKEHVNCYSIEVSMFGYNRKSTPGIFPYTEEGYYRLGRNLARVFLEYYKLMGIIPAGLPDQPSTKRTRQSRTRHRVLREPRPKTSRKPAPIHLASIHEYFQEETEMAASGGYRSMSGTRMSQLGTGTGSGTGVGGCRNRSYRFRSPGAPLDRVQALSRHPAEPRLTIIDFNQLTRGGLELATSKNRAKVARKATKLNR; this is translated from the exons ATGTCCGACGCTGAGGAAACTG ACAGCGAGGACAGCGATACAGAAGGAGGTATGGGAAACGTGAACAAAATGATAATGCGACCACCGGGACACAGTGGAAAGGCGAAGAAAGGACACATTTGTTTCGATGCCTCGTTCGAGACCGGTAACTTGGGCAGGGTGGACCTTATCTCAGAATTCGAGTACGATCTGTTCATCAGGCCTGATATCTGCAATCCGCGACTTCGCCTGTGGTTCAACTTCACCGTGGACAACGTGAAAGCGGATCAACGAGTGGTCTTTAACATAGTTAACATATCGAAGAGCGCAAATCTGTTTCGAAACGGAATGACGCCGTTGGTGAAGAGCAGCAGTAAACCAAAGTGGCAAAGGATTCCCAGAGACCAA GTATTTTACTACAAATCGGCGCAGCACCAAAACCACTACGTCCTCAGTTTCGCCTTTTCTTTCGACCGTGAAGAAGATGTGTATCAATTTGCTTTGACCTATCCATACTCGTACAGTCGCTACCTGGCACATTTGGATAATCTTTGCACCAGATTAACGTGTACGAAGAGGGAAACCTTAGCCACGTCGATACAAAAGAGGAAAATCGAATTGGTCACGATAACTTCAAATCTGGAAGACTCTCAAGATCGTTCAAGGAGGGTGGTGGTCGTTCTTGCCAGAGTACATCCAGGCGAGTCACCCTCTTCTTTCGTCTGCCAAGGTCTAATGGACTTTCTGGTCAGTTCCCACCCCATCGCCCAAGTGTTGAGGAATTATGTCGTTTTCAAGATAGTGCCGATGCTAAACCCTGACGGCGTTTTTCTTGGCAATTATAG ATCCACTCTGATGGGGGCAGACTTGAATCGTTCGTGGAACAAAATCTCCGATTGGCTGCATCCTGCTCTGGTAGCGATCAAACCGATGTTGAAGAACCTCGATAAGAGTTCTCGTACACCATTGGACTGTGTACTCGATTTGCACGCTCATACCAATGCTACGGGACTTTTCGTTTATGGAAACACCTACGACGACGTGTACAG GTACGAGAGGCACATCGTGTTACCAAAGTTGTTAGCGCAACACGCCGAAGACTATGAAATAGGGAACACGATGTACAATCAGGATCCCCATAAGGCTGGGACCGCGCGTCGTTATCTGTGTTCCATTCTCAAGGAACATGTAAATTGCTACAGCATCGAGGTATCGATGTTCGGATACAATAGGAAATCGACGCCTGGAATATTCCCGTACACCGAGGAAGGAT ATTATAGATTAGGCCGCAATCTGGCCCGTGTATTCCTAGAATATTACAAACTGATGGGCATCATACCCGCCGGTCTTCCCGATCAACCATCCACCAAACGAACGCGACAATCACGAACAAGGCATCGAGTTCTTAGAGAACCTAGACCGAAGACATCCAGGAAACCTGCGCCTATACATCTGGCCAGTATTCACGA GTATTTTCAAGAGGAGACAGAGATGGCCGCGAGCGGCGGTTACCGATCGATGAGCGGCACGCGGATGAGCCAGCTTGGGACCGGAACTGGAAGTGGAACGGGCGTCGGCGGGTGCAGGAACCGGAGCTACAGGTTCCGGAGCCCCGGGGCACCGCTCGACAGGGTGCAGGCCCTGTCCAGACATCCCGCCGAGCCGAGGCTCACCATTATCGATTTCAATCAGCTGACAAGGGGCGGTTTGGAACTGGCTACCAGCAAGAACAGGGCAAAGGTCGCTCGAAAAGCCACGAAGTTGAACAGATAG
- the LOC139988458 gene encoding cytosolic carboxypeptidase 6 isoform X1: protein MAHGEGRDPLEHTSLYQRADSEDSDTEGGMGNVNKMIMRPPGHSGKAKKGHICFDASFETGNLGRVDLISEFEYDLFIRPDICNPRLRLWFNFTVDNVKADQRVVFNIVNISKSANLFRNGMTPLVKSSSKPKWQRIPRDQVFYYKSAQHQNHYVLSFAFSFDREEDVYQFALTYPYSYSRYLAHLDNLCTRLTCTKRETLATSIQKRKIELVTITSNLEDSQDRSRRVVVVLARVHPGESPSSFVCQGLMDFLVSSHPIAQVLRNYVVFKIVPMLNPDGVFLGNYRSTLMGADLNRSWNKISDWLHPALVAIKPMLKNLDKSSRTPLDCVLDLHAHTNATGLFVYGNTYDDVYRYERHIVLPKLLAQHAEDYEIGNTMYNQDPHKAGTARRYLCSILKEHVNCYSIEVSMFGYNRKSTPGIFPYTEEGYYRLGRNLARVFLEYYKLMGIIPAGLPDQPSTKRTRQSRTRHRVLREPRPKTSRKPAPIHLASIHEYFQEETEMAASGGYRSMSGTRMSQLGTGTGSGTGVGGCRNRSYRFRSPGAPLDRVQALSRHPAEPRLTIIDFNQLTRGGLELATSKNRAKVARKATKLNR from the exons ATGGCTCATGGGGAGGGTCGAGATCCGTTGGAACATACCAGCCTCTATCAAAGAGCTG ACAGCGAGGACAGCGATACAGAAGGAGGTATGGGAAACGTGAACAAAATGATAATGCGACCACCGGGACACAGTGGAAAGGCGAAGAAAGGACACATTTGTTTCGATGCCTCGTTCGAGACCGGTAACTTGGGCAGGGTGGACCTTATCTCAGAATTCGAGTACGATCTGTTCATCAGGCCTGATATCTGCAATCCGCGACTTCGCCTGTGGTTCAACTTCACCGTGGACAACGTGAAAGCGGATCAACGAGTGGTCTTTAACATAGTTAACATATCGAAGAGCGCAAATCTGTTTCGAAACGGAATGACGCCGTTGGTGAAGAGCAGCAGTAAACCAAAGTGGCAAAGGATTCCCAGAGACCAA GTATTTTACTACAAATCGGCGCAGCACCAAAACCACTACGTCCTCAGTTTCGCCTTTTCTTTCGACCGTGAAGAAGATGTGTATCAATTTGCTTTGACCTATCCATACTCGTACAGTCGCTACCTGGCACATTTGGATAATCTTTGCACCAGATTAACGTGTACGAAGAGGGAAACCTTAGCCACGTCGATACAAAAGAGGAAAATCGAATTGGTCACGATAACTTCAAATCTGGAAGACTCTCAAGATCGTTCAAGGAGGGTGGTGGTCGTTCTTGCCAGAGTACATCCAGGCGAGTCACCCTCTTCTTTCGTCTGCCAAGGTCTAATGGACTTTCTGGTCAGTTCCCACCCCATCGCCCAAGTGTTGAGGAATTATGTCGTTTTCAAGATAGTGCCGATGCTAAACCCTGACGGCGTTTTTCTTGGCAATTATAG ATCCACTCTGATGGGGGCAGACTTGAATCGTTCGTGGAACAAAATCTCCGATTGGCTGCATCCTGCTCTGGTAGCGATCAAACCGATGTTGAAGAACCTCGATAAGAGTTCTCGTACACCATTGGACTGTGTACTCGATTTGCACGCTCATACCAATGCTACGGGACTTTTCGTTTATGGAAACACCTACGACGACGTGTACAG GTACGAGAGGCACATCGTGTTACCAAAGTTGTTAGCGCAACACGCCGAAGACTATGAAATAGGGAACACGATGTACAATCAGGATCCCCATAAGGCTGGGACCGCGCGTCGTTATCTGTGTTCCATTCTCAAGGAACATGTAAATTGCTACAGCATCGAGGTATCGATGTTCGGATACAATAGGAAATCGACGCCTGGAATATTCCCGTACACCGAGGAAGGAT ATTATAGATTAGGCCGCAATCTGGCCCGTGTATTCCTAGAATATTACAAACTGATGGGCATCATACCCGCCGGTCTTCCCGATCAACCATCCACCAAACGAACGCGACAATCACGAACAAGGCATCGAGTTCTTAGAGAACCTAGACCGAAGACATCCAGGAAACCTGCGCCTATACATCTGGCCAGTATTCACGA GTATTTTCAAGAGGAGACAGAGATGGCCGCGAGCGGCGGTTACCGATCGATGAGCGGCACGCGGATGAGCCAGCTTGGGACCGGAACTGGAAGTGGAACGGGCGTCGGCGGGTGCAGGAACCGGAGCTACAGGTTCCGGAGCCCCGGGGCACCGCTCGACAGGGTGCAGGCCCTGTCCAGACATCCCGCCGAGCCGAGGCTCACCATTATCGATTTCAATCAGCTGACAAGGGGCGGTTTGGAACTGGCTACCAGCAAGAACAGGGCAAAGGTCGCTCGAAAAGCCACGAAGTTGAACAGATAG
- the LOC139988635 gene encoding RNA-binding protein 5, translated as MDNMYSNNIDPWEPGYGPERRGHNSDYDYRNDYGSSRSPDYVEHRDNDHRDRDHRSPEYRNHRGRDRDRERDRSRDRRDRSRDDRDRSYRDREDRYGRQRDRDSVERDRDRDRDRDRDRDRSRRDRDRERDRDRRGKREERDRDRDDDHSRESMDFEHDHGRTYGSSMEGIHYKSQSPNNTIMIRGLAQHITENDVRQDILNCGLMPKDIRLIRKKDTGASRGFAFVEFNATQEAARWMEMKQGVLMLQDQYRALMQYSIPKDCHVDKPPAKNTQDWHCVKCGAHNFKRRETCFKCSASRAESEEGGEGSDEISPHPTNTVLLRGLDVLTTEDSVLQAMKNLSSMPIRSIRIGRDSLTNTSRGVCYLEMGNVVDAMYLHTALTKQGLVVDGRKVEITYCKLHQINNTNTWKGNDSQPQRYTLDDVAQLAEYSANLYAKTPAQKAHYLQYYTQYYQNQIMQGSAITLPSLNQTDRVNAAAAVAQSAIQQLQASRKLGDSEEMKNRPTPTAPSSTTLASGRVPAHGSDGKIYSVPDVSTYHYDESSGYYYDPSTGLYYDPNSQYYYNSHTQQFLYWDAESFSYQPAKTATTVTQATGTTSSGTTITATASSTDSTNTITNQATTSSVTTAIQETSKEDETKKKDSKQDKVKVAKKIAKDMERWAKTLNQKKENAKSNWNSEFAGGDGNQGVGSGAADAGYAILEKKSLANSYHEDEDQSGNNGLVAAYGGGSDTEEEIEDVQQEERQHTDWSKLACLLCKRQFPSKEALLRHQQLSDLHKQNLENWYQVRGLDPNDPQQRNNKYRDRAKERRAKYGEPEPPQPNKLKEKYLKTRVEEISVSYEEPTRAGIGSDNVGNKLLQKMGWSEGMGLGKSNQGRTSIIEAERRVPTAGLGAKSSSYSALPGDTYKDCVKKMMYARYQELSDT; from the exons ATGGACAACATGTACAGTAATAATATTGACCCCTGGGAGCCGGGTTACGGACCTGAAAGGAGGGGACATAATTCAGATTATGATTATCGTAATGATTATGGAAGCAGTAGGTCACCAGATTATGTAGAACACCGTGACAATGATCATCGTGATAGAGATCATCGTAGTCCAGAATATAGAAACCACCGGGGCCGAGATAGAGATCGTGAAAGAGATCGTTCAAGAGATAGAAGAGATCGTAGCAGAGATGACAGAGATCGTAGCTACAGAGACAGGGAAGATCGTTATGGAAGGCAGAGAGACAGAGATTCTGtagaaagagacagagatcGAGATCGTGATCGCGATAGAGATAGAGATCGCTCGAGACGAGACAGGGATAGGGAAAGAGATCGAGATCGTAGAGGGAAACGGGAGGAGAGAGATCGGGATCGCGATGACGATCATAGCCGAGAAAGTATGGATTTTGAGCACGACCATGGACGTACCTATGGTTCGTCCATGGAAGGCATCCACTACAAATCTCAATCTCCAAACAACACCATAATGATTCGTGGGCTTGCTCAGCATATTACAGAAAATGAC GTGCGGCAAGACATCCTTAACTGTGGCCTCATGCCCAAGGACATCAGGCTGATTCGTAAAAAGGATACAG GTGCTTCGCGAGGTTTTGCATTCGTCGAGTTTAACGCGACTCAGGAGGCTGCACGGTGGATGGAGATGAAACAG GGAGTACTGATGCTGCAGGACCAATATCGCGCCTTAATGCAGTACAGTATACCGAAAGATTGCCATGTAGATAAACCACCAGCAAAAAATACACAAGATTGGCACTGTGTTAAG TGTGGTGCACACAATTTCAAGAGAAGGGAAACATGTTTCAAATGTTCTGCATCTCGAGCAGAGAGCGAAGAAGGTGGAGAGGGTAGCGATGAAATTAGTCCTCATCCTACGAATACAGTTCTCCTTCGTGGATTGGATGTACTAACAACCGAAGATTCGGTTTTGCAGGCGATGAAAAATCTTTCATCGATGCCGATACGAAGCATTCGTATAGGACGTGATTCTCTTACAAATACATCAAGAGGTGTATGCTACCTAGAAATGGGCAATGTAGTGGATGCCATGTATTTACATACGGCCCTTACAAAACAGGGATTGGTAGTAGATGGTAGGAAAGTGGAAATTACTTATTGCAAACTtcatcaaataaataataccaaCACGTGGAAAGGAAATGACAGCCAGCCACAAAGATATACTTTAGATGATGTTGCTCAATTGGCCGAATATAGTGCCAATTTATATGCTAAGACACCTGCACAGAAAGCTCACTACCTTCAGTATTATACGCAATATtatcaaaatcaaataatgCAAGGATCTGCAATTACATTGCCATCTTTAAACCAAACTGATCGAGTGAACGCAGCTGCAGCCGTAGCACAGTCTGCGATACAACAATTACAAGCATCTAGAAAATTAGGGGATtctgaagaaatgaaaaatagacCAACACCGACAGCACCGTCTAGTACTACCTTAGCGAGTGGAAGAGTTCCTGCACATGGTAGCGAtggtaaaatatatt CTGTGCCAGATGTTAGCACTTATCATTATGATGAGTCATCTGGTTATTACTATGATCCAAGTACGGGGTTGTATTATGATCCAAATtcgcaatattattataatagtcACACGCAACAATTTCTATACTGGGATGCTGAATCTTTTTCATATCAACCGGCAaag ACTGCTACAACCGTGACACAAGCAACAGGAACAACGTCTAGTGGAACTACAATTACTGCTACAGCAAGTAGTACAGATTCAACAAACACGATTACCAATCAAGCAACAACTTCTTCAGTTACTACCGCGATTCAAGAAACTTCGAAGGAGGATGAAACTAAAAAGAAAGACAGCAAACAAGATAAAGTAAAAGTAGCGAAAAAGATAGCAAAAGATATGGAACGTTGGGCAAAAACCTTGAATCAAAAGAAAGAGAATGCAAAGAGTAATTGGAATTCTGAATTTGCTGGTGGTGATGGCAATCAAGGTGTCGGAAGCGGAGCTGCAGATGCAGGATACGCTATATTGGAAAAGAAATCTCTTGCAAATTCTTATCATGAGGATGAAGATCAGAGCGGAAATAATGGTTTGGTTGCTGCCTATGGTGGTGGTAGCGATACAGAAGAGGAAATAGAGGATGTACAGCAAGAAGAAAGGCAACACACAGATTGGAGTAAATTAGCATGCTTATTGTGTAAACGACAATTCCCAAGTAAAGAAGCATTGCTTCGACACCAACAGTTATCTGATCTTCATAaacaaaatttggaaaattggtATCAAGTACGTGGTTTAGACCCAAACGATCCACAGCaaagaaacaataaatatCGTGACCGCGCCAAAGAAAGAAGAGCAAAATATGGTGAACCAGAACCTCCACAACCAAATAAACTTAAGgaaaaatacttaaaaacTAGGGTCGAAGAAATATCGGTGTCATATGAAGAACCTACAAGAGCCGGTATTGGTTCAGATAATGTTGGTAATaaacttttacaaaaaatgGGATGGAGTGAAGGAATGGGGCTTGGTAAGTCGAACCAAGGTAGGACGAGTATCATTGAAGCTGAAAGAAGGGTTCCTACAGCTGGGTTAGGAGCAAAATCGTCATCTTACAGTGCGTTACCAGGGGACACATACAAAGATTGCGTAAAGAAAATGATGTACGCGCGTTATCAAGAACTATCTGATACATAA